A genomic stretch from Antarcticibacterium flavum includes:
- a CDS encoding DUF4197 domain-containing protein: MKKLLLIILFPVFAGCAELQDIAGQLPQGGYGISNAEIASGLRQALDFGIDKQVTKLTQEDGFFKNELVRINLPPELQKVDKTLRDVGLSSLADEGLKVLNRAAEDAVKEATPIFVTAVKEITFTDARNILLGDDTAATTYLNNKTATPLYSKFNPVIQTSLDRVGATQVWTNIIDRYNALPLTSNVNPDLADYVTQQAMEGVFTMIALEEKEIRNNLGARSTQLLQRVFALQD, encoded by the coding sequence ATGAAAAAATTACTACTTATCATTTTATTCCCGGTATTCGCCGGCTGTGCAGAGTTACAGGATATCGCCGGCCAATTGCCCCAGGGCGGCTATGGTATCTCCAATGCTGAAATTGCCTCTGGCCTTAGACAGGCACTCGATTTTGGGATAGACAAACAGGTTACCAAACTTACACAGGAAGATGGTTTCTTTAAGAACGAACTGGTGCGAATTAACCTGCCGCCTGAACTGCAAAAGGTAGATAAAACCTTAAGGGATGTAGGATTAAGTTCCCTTGCAGATGAAGGTTTAAAAGTCCTGAACCGTGCTGCTGAAGATGCCGTGAAAGAAGCTACTCCAATATTTGTGACTGCCGTGAAAGAGATCACCTTTACAGATGCGCGTAATATTCTTCTCGGTGATGACACTGCGGCAACGACTTATTTAAACAATAAAACAGCCACTCCCCTTTACTCTAAATTCAATCCTGTGATCCAGACCTCCCTTGATCGTGTTGGTGCCACCCAGGTATGGACGAATATCATTGACAGGTACAATGCCCTGCCATTAACTTCAAATGTAAATCCAGATCTGGCCGATTATGTTACTCAACAGGCTATGGAAGGTGTTTTTACTATGATAGCCCTGGAGGAAAAGGAGATTAGAAACAATCTGGGTGCAAGGTCTACCCAGTTGTTACAAAGGGTTTTTGCCTTGCAAGACTAA
- the prfA gene encoding peptide chain release factor 1: protein MIEKLNIVKQRFDEVNDLIIQPEVISDQKRYIELNKEYKDLKALMEVRENYMTLSNNMKEAQEIIADGSDPEMTEMAKLQLEEAKEAIPALEEKIRFMLVPKDPEDAKNVVMEIRAGTGGDEASIFAGDLYKMYTKYIESKGWKSNIVDYNEGTSGGFKEMIFEVTGEDVYGTLKFEAGVHRVQRVPQTETQGRVHTSAATVMVLPEAEEFDVEINPKDVRIDYFCSSGPGGQSVNTTYSAVRLTHVPTGLVAQCQDQKSQHKNKEKAFRVLRSRLYEQELAKKMEADAAKRNSMVSSGDRSAKIRTYNYAQGRVTDHRINLTLYDLGNIINGDIQKIIDELQLVDNTEKLKENSDVF, encoded by the coding sequence ATGATTGAGAAGCTGAACATAGTGAAGCAACGCTTTGATGAGGTCAATGATTTGATCATCCAGCCGGAGGTAATTTCAGACCAGAAACGTTATATTGAATTAAATAAGGAATATAAGGATCTTAAGGCACTTATGGAGGTGCGGGAGAATTATATGACCCTTAGCAATAATATGAAGGAGGCCCAGGAGATCATTGCAGACGGGAGTGACCCTGAGATGACAGAAATGGCCAAACTACAACTTGAAGAGGCTAAGGAAGCTATTCCTGCTTTAGAAGAGAAGATAAGGTTCATGCTGGTTCCAAAAGATCCTGAGGATGCCAAGAACGTGGTAATGGAAATTCGTGCAGGTACAGGGGGTGATGAGGCTAGTATCTTTGCAGGAGACCTTTATAAAATGTATACAAAATACATAGAGAGTAAAGGGTGGAAATCTAATATTGTAGATTATAATGAGGGCACCAGTGGCGGTTTCAAGGAAATGATCTTTGAAGTAACCGGTGAGGATGTTTATGGTACCTTAAAATTTGAAGCCGGGGTGCACCGTGTGCAGCGGGTCCCGCAAACAGAAACCCAGGGAAGGGTGCATACATCGGCTGCAACCGTTATGGTCCTGCCAGAGGCAGAGGAGTTTGATGTGGAGATCAATCCCAAGGATGTGAGAATAGATTATTTCTGTTCATCTGGGCCAGGGGGACAATCGGTTAACACCACATATTCCGCTGTGCGTTTAACACACGTTCCCACGGGACTGGTAGCACAATGCCAGGATCAAAAATCACAACATAAAAATAAGGAAAAGGCTTTTAGGGTATTACGTTCCAGGCTATACGAGCAGGAACTTGCCAAAAAGATGGAGGCAGATGCTGCCAAAAGGAATTCCATGGTTTCCAGTGGTGACCGCAGCGCGAAAATACGCACTTACAATTATGCCCAGGGACGGGTTACAGATCATCGTATTAACCTTACTCTTTATGACCTTGGAAATATTATAAATGGCGATATACAGAAGATCATTGATGAACTCCAACTGGTTGATAATACAGAAAAGCTGAAGGAGAACAGCGATGTTTTTTAA
- a CDS encoding GH3 auxin-responsive promoter family protein — MQIVNSLGKAYFQKRIGQIDHFKAHPEEVQQKNLHYLLRQAANTEYGRRYHFASIKSMNDYRERVPLISYEDLLPSINRMLKGEKNILWPTPIKCFAKSSGTTSDSRKLVPVSRESLINTHFQGGRDMFALYVQNYPDTKLFSGKNLSIGGNQESKQADTDRDIYIGNISAIVMKYLPFWAQYRRTPGIDITMMESWEEKIKEMAAVTPRENVTSMAGSPMWLILLLQQIFNGKNVNYLQDVWPNLEVFFHGSVSFLPYKPLFDLMDKDGSMRYLEVYNATEGFFGLQDRQDDPSLLLMLNYQIFYEFIAEEDFLKENPVTKTLEEVELHKNYSMVISTSSGLWRYKIGDTLRFTEKRPYRFIISGRTKNCINIFGEDLFVEQAEKAMLEACKNTGAILENFSAAPRFYDNKNKGCHEWVIEFIKEPDNLRSFSRFLDNELCRLNEDYKSKRSDNSAITEPVIHSVPGGTFYGWLKRNHKLGGQHKIPRLSNKRDFIEDLLQGNSRDTSCAL, encoded by the coding sequence ATGCAAATAGTAAATTCCCTGGGCAAAGCGTACTTTCAAAAGCGCATTGGTCAAATTGACCATTTTAAAGCTCACCCTGAAGAGGTACAGCAAAAAAATCTGCACTACCTCCTCAGGCAGGCAGCAAATACAGAGTATGGAAGGAGGTACCATTTTGCATCCATTAAATCCATGAATGATTACAGGGAACGTGTGCCTCTTATCTCCTATGAAGATCTATTGCCATCGATAAACAGGATGCTTAAAGGAGAAAAAAATATTCTCTGGCCTACACCCATTAAGTGCTTTGCTAAGTCCTCTGGGACAACCAGCGATTCCAGAAAGCTCGTGCCGGTGTCCAGGGAAAGCCTTATAAACACTCACTTCCAGGGTGGCCGGGATATGTTCGCTCTGTACGTACAAAACTATCCAGATACCAAATTATTTAGTGGAAAGAACCTCTCTATTGGAGGAAATCAGGAGAGTAAACAAGCCGATACAGATCGCGATATTTATATTGGGAATATCTCTGCCATTGTAATGAAATATTTACCCTTTTGGGCTCAATATAGACGTACTCCCGGTATAGATATTACAATGATGGAAAGCTGGGAGGAAAAGATAAAAGAAATGGCTGCCGTTACACCAAGGGAGAATGTTACCAGTATGGCAGGGTCTCCCATGTGGCTCATCCTGCTTTTACAGCAAATTTTCAATGGTAAGAATGTGAATTACCTGCAGGATGTTTGGCCCAATCTTGAGGTTTTCTTCCATGGCTCGGTGTCGTTTTTACCTTATAAGCCCTTGTTTGACCTTATGGATAAGGATGGCAGTATGAGGTACCTGGAAGTATATAATGCTACTGAAGGTTTTTTTGGCTTGCAGGACCGGCAGGATGATCCTTCATTATTATTAATGCTTAACTACCAGATTTTCTATGAGTTCATAGCTGAAGAGGATTTCCTGAAGGAGAACCCCGTGACAAAAACTCTCGAGGAAGTTGAGCTGCATAAAAATTACAGTATGGTGATCTCTACCAGCTCGGGACTTTGGAGATACAAAATTGGAGATACGCTGCGCTTCACAGAAAAAAGACCTTATCGATTTATTATAAGCGGGCGTACTAAAAATTGCATCAATATATTTGGGGAGGATCTTTTTGTGGAACAGGCAGAAAAAGCTATGCTTGAAGCCTGTAAGAATACCGGGGCCATCCTTGAGAATTTTAGTGCAGCACCAAGGTTTTATGATAATAAGAATAAAGGTTGCCACGAATGGGTTATTGAATTTATCAAGGAACCGGATAATTTAAGATCCTTCAGCAGATTTTTGGATAATGAGCTATGCCGGCTTAATGAAGATTACAAAAGCAAGCGCTCAGACAATTCGGCAATTACGGAGCCCGTAATTCATTCGGTTCCGGGAGGCACCTTCTATGGATGGCTTAAAAGGAACCATAAGCTGGGCGGGCAACATAAGATTCCGCGGCTATCAAATAAAAGAGACTTTATTGAGGATTTGTTGCAGGGCAATTCCAGGGATACCAGCTGTGCTCTTTAA
- a CDS encoding methylmalonyl-CoA mutase family protein, which produces MYDLLQEKGAGHIKIFGGGGGVILPEEIKELMDYGITRIYAPDDGREMGLQGMINDLVKTSDTPTPALKNENKVEELLKKKDVNTIARLISLAENRHEDFEKVFHYNDTEDSKATTPVLGITGTGGAGKSSLVDELVRRFLIDFPEKTVGIVSVDPSKRKTGGALLGDRIRMNAINNPRVYMRSLATRQSNLALSKYVAEAVQVLKAAAYDLIILETSGIGQSDTEILEHSDASLYVMTPEFGAATQLEKIDMLDFADVVAINKFDKRGALDAIRDVKKQYQRNHGLWHEDPETLPVYGTIASQFNDPGMNTLYRKLINKVDEKTGSALNSSFETNEDQSEKIYIIPPNRTRYLSEISENNRGYDQKAQQQEEVAQKLYGIFKTLETVTGTHLGLNQYGIEEESLEQATTSENEQLTGLLKKEFDRLKMDLDPYNWEIITGWDEKVNKYKEPVYSFMVRDKEINIDTHTESLSHTQIPKIALPKYSAWGDILRWSLQENVPGEFPYTAGLYPFKRAGEDPTRMFAGEGGPERTNRRFHYVSMGLPAKRLSTAFDSVTLYGNDPDHRPDIYGKIGNAGVSICCLDDAKKLYSGFDLADALTSVSMTINGPAPMLLGFFMNAAIDQQCEKYIKENGLEKEVEEKIKKIYSEKEVDRPTYQGKLPEGNNGLGLMLLGVTGDQVLPGDVYQEIKTKTLNVVRGTVQADILKEDQAQNTCIFSTEFALRLMGDVQEYFIEKQVRNFYSVSISGYHIAEAGANPITQLALTLANGFTYVEYYLSRGMDINKFGPNLSFFFSNGVDPEYAVIGRVARKIWSKALKHKYGANARAQMLKYHIQTSGRSLHAQEIDFNDIRTTLQALYAIYDNCNSLHTNAYDEAITTPTEASVRRAMAIQLIINKELGLTKNENPIQGAFIIEELTELVEEAVLKEFDRITERGGVLGAMETMYQRSKIQEESLYYETLKHNGDYPIIGVNTFLSSTGSPTVTPGEVIRATEDEKQYQITTLQNLHKAKADKAEAALEAIRKAAIKNENIFAVLMEATKVCSLGQITKAMFEVGGQYRRNM; this is translated from the coding sequence ATGTATGATCTGCTTCAGGAAAAAGGGGCAGGCCACATCAAGATCTTTGGTGGCGGGGGAGGTGTTATACTTCCTGAAGAGATAAAGGAACTTATGGATTACGGCATTACCCGTATCTATGCGCCAGATGATGGCCGCGAAATGGGATTGCAGGGGATGATCAATGATCTTGTAAAAACATCAGACACCCCAACCCCAGCCTTAAAGAATGAGAATAAAGTTGAAGAGCTGCTAAAGAAGAAAGATGTAAATACTATAGCAAGACTTATTTCTTTGGCAGAAAACCGGCATGAGGATTTTGAAAAAGTATTTCATTACAATGATACTGAGGATTCAAAGGCTACCACACCTGTACTTGGGATCACCGGTACCGGTGGAGCAGGGAAATCTTCCCTTGTAGATGAACTCGTAAGACGGTTCCTTATTGATTTTCCTGAAAAAACCGTTGGGATAGTTTCTGTAGATCCCTCAAAAAGAAAGACCGGCGGCGCCTTGCTGGGAGACAGGATTCGTATGAACGCCATTAACAATCCCAGGGTTTACATGAGATCCCTGGCCACAAGGCAATCCAATCTCGCACTTTCAAAATATGTTGCAGAAGCGGTGCAGGTATTAAAAGCCGCAGCTTATGACCTTATTATCCTGGAAACCTCAGGGATTGGCCAAAGCGATACCGAGATCCTTGAACACTCTGATGCTTCTCTATATGTTATGACTCCTGAGTTTGGAGCTGCAACACAGCTTGAGAAAATAGATATGCTGGATTTTGCAGACGTTGTGGCGATCAATAAATTTGATAAAAGAGGTGCTCTGGATGCTATAAGAGATGTAAAGAAGCAATACCAGCGCAACCACGGGCTGTGGCACGAAGATCCTGAAACGCTTCCGGTCTATGGTACTATCGCCTCCCAATTCAACGATCCCGGGATGAATACCCTTTACAGGAAGTTGATAAATAAAGTAGATGAAAAAACGGGTTCAGCCTTGAATTCCAGTTTTGAGACCAACGAAGACCAGAGTGAGAAGATCTATATTATTCCGCCTAACAGGACCCGTTACCTTTCTGAAATTTCAGAAAACAACAGGGGATATGATCAAAAAGCCCAACAGCAGGAAGAGGTTGCCCAAAAATTGTATGGGATCTTCAAGACGCTGGAAACAGTTACAGGAACCCACCTTGGACTTAACCAGTATGGTATAGAGGAGGAAAGCCTGGAGCAGGCCACAACTTCTGAAAATGAACAGCTTACCGGCCTTCTTAAAAAAGAATTCGACCGCCTGAAAATGGACCTGGATCCTTATAACTGGGAGATAATAACAGGTTGGGACGAGAAGGTAAATAAATACAAGGAACCTGTTTATTCCTTTATGGTAAGGGATAAAGAGATCAATATTGATACTCATACCGAGTCACTTTCCCATACACAGATCCCCAAGATAGCATTGCCTAAATACAGCGCCTGGGGAGATATACTTCGCTGGAGCCTTCAGGAAAATGTTCCGGGAGAATTCCCTTACACCGCTGGATTATATCCATTTAAAAGAGCAGGGGAAGATCCTACCAGGATGTTTGCAGGAGAAGGAGGGCCGGAGCGTACTAACCGGCGTTTCCATTACGTGAGTATGGGTTTGCCTGCAAAAAGGCTTTCTACCGCCTTTGATTCAGTTACCCTTTATGGAAATGATCCAGATCACAGGCCCGATATCTACGGAAAAATTGGAAATGCCGGGGTTTCTATTTGCTGCCTTGATGATGCGAAAAAATTGTATTCCGGTTTTGACCTTGCCGATGCGCTTACCTCAGTAAGTATGACAATTAACGGGCCGGCCCCTATGCTGCTTGGTTTCTTTATGAACGCAGCCATAGATCAACAGTGCGAGAAATACATTAAAGAAAATGGCCTGGAGAAGGAAGTAGAGGAGAAGATTAAAAAGATATATTCAGAAAAAGAAGTTGACCGCCCAACCTACCAGGGAAAATTGCCTGAAGGAAATAACGGACTTGGACTTATGCTCCTTGGAGTAACTGGAGACCAGGTGCTGCCGGGAGATGTTTACCAGGAGATCAAAACAAAAACGCTGAATGTAGTAAGAGGGACTGTACAAGCCGATATTCTTAAAGAGGACCAGGCACAGAACACCTGTATCTTCTCTACGGAATTTGCTCTTAGGTTAATGGGTGACGTCCAGGAGTACTTTATCGAGAAGCAGGTGCGTAATTTCTATTCAGTTTCCATTAGCGGATATCATATAGCTGAAGCAGGTGCAAACCCAATTACCCAGCTGGCATTAACCCTGGCCAATGGATTCACCTACGTGGAATATTATTTGAGCAGGGGGATGGACATTAATAAATTTGGACCAAACCTTTCCTTCTTCTTCTCCAACGGGGTAGATCCAGAATACGCGGTGATAGGTAGGGTAGCCAGAAAAATATGGTCCAAAGCACTAAAGCATAAATATGGAGCCAATGCCCGTGCACAAATGTTGAAATATCACATCCAGACCTCGGGACGTTCATTACATGCCCAGGAAATAGATTTTAACGATATAAGAACTACTTTACAGGCTCTGTATGCGATCTATGACAACTGTAACTCCCTGCATACAAATGCATATGATGAGGCCATTACAACCCCTACTGAAGCATCTGTAAGAAGGGCAATGGCTATCCAGCTTATTATAAACAAGGAGCTTGGGCTTACCAAGAATGAAAACCCCATCCAGGGAGCTTTCATCATTGAAGAACTTACAGAACTTGTGGAGGAAGCGGTTCTTAAAGAGTTTGACAGAATTACCGAAAGGGGAGGAGTGCTTGGTGCCATGGAAACTATGTATCAACGCAGCAAGATCCAGGAGGAAAGCCTTTATTACGAAACTTTAAAACATAATGGAGATTATCCTATAATAGGGGTGAATACTTTCCTAAGTTCAACAGGATCTCCTACCGTTACTCCCGGGGAAGTAATTCGAGCTACTGAAGATGAAAAACAGTACCAGATCACTACCTTACAAAACCTGCATAAAGCCAAAGCAGATAAAGCAGAAGCGGCACTGGAGGCTATCAGGAAGGCAGCGATCAAGAATGAGAATATTTTTGCGGTGCTCATGGAGGCCACTAAGGTTTGCTCCCTGGGACAAATCACCAAAGCCATGTTTGAAGTGGGAGGGCAGTACAGAAGAAACATGTAG
- a CDS encoding ATP-binding cassette domain-containing protein, with protein sequence MYIEIDNIELGFGGKQLLNGVYLKAETGKITAVMGANGCGKSSLLNIIFGNLDPRHKLIRINSTPHLKPLFTYRGMVKYLPQHSFLPTHLKLSSIFKLYEVSWDEFTEEFSFFSEYYNSRITEVSGGERRIAETYLIIKSKAEVLLLDEPFTHLAPVYIETFRKILRQEAKQKAVIITDHLYSHIIDLADELYFINNGCTRLIKDPAELEQLNYLTSR encoded by the coding sequence ATGTATATTGAGATAGACAACATAGAACTTGGTTTTGGGGGGAAACAGCTCCTTAACGGCGTTTATCTTAAAGCTGAAACAGGCAAAATTACGGCGGTTATGGGAGCCAACGGATGCGGCAAAAGCAGCCTCCTTAATATTATTTTCGGGAATCTTGATCCCCGGCACAAACTCATCAGGATCAACAGTACGCCTCATTTAAAGCCGCTGTTTACTTACAGGGGAATGGTCAAATATCTACCCCAACACTCCTTTTTACCTACTCATTTAAAACTAAGTTCTATCTTTAAGCTTTACGAGGTTTCCTGGGATGAGTTTACAGAGGAGTTCAGTTTTTTTTCTGAATATTATAACTCCAGGATAACAGAAGTCTCTGGAGGGGAAAGAAGGATAGCTGAAACTTACCTTATAATTAAGAGCAAGGCTGAAGTCCTGTTGCTCGACGAGCCCTTTACCCACCTGGCGCCTGTTTATATTGAAACTTTCAGGAAGATCCTTAGGCAAGAGGCAAAACAAAAAGCTGTTATTATCACAGATCATTTATATAGTCACATCATTGACCTTGCAGACGAGCTGTACTTCATCAACAACGGCTGCACCAGGCTTATAAAGGATCCTGCAGAATTGGAGCAGCTTAATTATTTAACTTCCCGTTAA
- the pyrF gene encoding orotidine-5'-phosphate decarboxylase, which translates to MTTKDLIAQIHKKKSFLCIGLDTDLEKIPTYLLSEEDPIFSFNKAIIDATHQFAVAYKPNTAFYEACGRKGWKSLTKTIDYLNKNYPEIFTIADAKRGDIGNTSSMYAKAFLQEMGFDSVTVAPYMGKDSVEPFLQFRDKHAILLALTSNEGAFDFQTLEIDNTTLYKKVIEISKDWKNSERLMYVVGATKAEYLAEIRKIIPDSFLLVPGVGAQGGSLVDVCKYGMNKNVGLLVNSSRGIIYASESSNFPEIAAAKAEVIQREMAKQMENL; encoded by the coding sequence ATGACCACCAAGGACCTTATTGCCCAAATCCATAAGAAAAAATCCTTTTTATGTATAGGCCTGGATACAGATCTTGAGAAGATCCCTACCTATCTTTTAAGCGAAGAGGATCCAATTTTCAGTTTTAATAAAGCAATTATAGACGCCACCCACCAATTTGCGGTTGCATACAAACCAAATACGGCATTTTATGAAGCCTGCGGAAGAAAAGGCTGGAAATCGCTTACTAAAACCATAGATTACCTCAACAAGAACTATCCCGAGATCTTTACCATTGCCGATGCCAAACGCGGCGATATTGGAAATACCTCGAGTATGTATGCCAAAGCATTCCTGCAGGAGATGGGGTTCGATTCTGTTACTGTGGCGCCTTATATGGGGAAGGATTCTGTAGAGCCTTTCCTGCAGTTTCGTGATAAGCATGCGATTTTGCTGGCACTTACTTCAAATGAGGGCGCCTTTGATTTTCAAACATTGGAAATAGACAATACCACCCTGTATAAAAAAGTAATTGAGATCTCAAAAGACTGGAAAAACTCTGAAAGACTTATGTATGTTGTGGGGGCGACCAAGGCAGAATATCTGGCAGAAATAAGAAAGATAATCCCCGATAGTTTTCTTCTTGTTCCGGGAGTGGGAGCCCAGGGTGGAAGTCTGGTAGATGTTTGTAAATATGGAATGAACAAAAATGTGGGCCTCCTTGTAAATTCGTCCAGGGGTATTATCTATGCTTCTGAAAGTTCAAACTTCCCAGAAATAGCTGCAGCCAAAGCTGAAGTGATCCAGCGGGAGATGGCAAAACAAATGGAAAACCTGTAG
- a CDS encoding cobalamin-dependent protein (Presence of a B(12) (cobalamin)-binding domain implies dependence on cobalamin itself, in one of its several forms, or in some unusual lineages, dependence on a cobalamin-like analog.), whose translation MEVQAPYKPTNKVRIVTAASLFDGHDAAINIMRRIIQSTGVEVIHLGHDRSVEEVVNCAIQEDANAIAMTSYQGDIMSIFDICMICFRKKGQATSRSLVAGEVLYFLKR comes from the coding sequence ATGGAAGTACAAGCTCCTTATAAACCCACCAATAAAGTTAGAATAGTAACCGCCGCCTCTCTTTTCGACGGGCATGATGCCGCGATAAATATTATGCGCCGTATCATCCAGTCTACCGGGGTAGAGGTGATCCACCTTGGCCACGACCGCAGTGTGGAAGAGGTAGTGAATTGTGCGATCCAGGAAGATGCCAATGCAATTGCAATGACTTCCTACCAGGGGGACATAATGAGTATTTTCGATATATGTATGATCTGCTTCAGGAAAAAGGGGCAGGCCACATCAAGATCTTTGGTGGCGGGGGAGGTGTTATACTTCCTGAAGAGATAA
- a CDS encoding ABC transporter substrate-binding protein yields MIIKDQLQRDVHLGDNLQRIVSLVPSQTELLYDLGLENEIGGITKFCIHPNHLRKNTRIVGGTKQVHFDRIRDLKPDIILCNKEENTKEMVKELEKIAPVHVSDIKTFEDSLELIDQYGRIFNREHLTFRFIEDLKSAKENFQKTLKEGRNLKVAYFIWRDPWMLAGSGTFIDTLLKINKLENVIQANRSRYPTIDLKDLESLRPDVVLLSSEPFPFREKHKKEISKHFEGKIQLVDGEYFSWYGSRLLPAFDYFRKFQMKLSSLR; encoded by the coding sequence ATGATCATCAAAGACCAGTTGCAACGGGATGTTCACCTCGGGGATAATTTGCAACGCATAGTGTCTTTGGTTCCCAGTCAAACCGAATTGCTTTATGACCTGGGTCTCGAAAATGAAATTGGTGGTATTACCAAATTTTGTATTCATCCCAATCATCTTAGAAAAAACACGAGGATAGTAGGCGGCACAAAGCAGGTTCATTTCGATAGGATTAGGGACCTGAAGCCCGATATCATCCTTTGTAATAAAGAAGAGAACACCAAAGAAATGGTAAAGGAGCTGGAGAAGATTGCACCGGTTCACGTTTCAGATATAAAAACCTTTGAAGATTCCCTGGAATTGATTGATCAATATGGCAGGATCTTTAATCGGGAACATCTAACCTTCAGGTTTATTGAAGATCTCAAATCGGCTAAAGAAAACTTTCAGAAAACTTTAAAGGAGGGTAGGAACTTAAAGGTGGCATATTTCATCTGGAGGGATCCATGGATGCTGGCAGGTTCGGGTACCTTTATCGATACTTTGCTGAAAATAAATAAATTGGAGAATGTCATCCAGGCCAATAGGAGTCGTTATCCCACCATAGATCTTAAAGATCTGGAATCTTTGAGGCCAGATGTGGTCCTGCTTTCCTCAGAGCCTTTTCCATTTAGGGAAAAGCATAAGAAGGAAATCTCGAAACACTTTGAGGGAAAAATTCAACTGGTGGATGGGGAGTATTTTAGCTGGTATGGTTCCAGGTTATTGCCCGCCTTTGATTACTTCAGGAAATTTCAAATGAAATTATCCAGTTTGCGGTAG
- a CDS encoding Lacal_2735 family protein has product MFGFLFRSEEDRLSHKYTRLMNRAYNLALVDKEKSDKINERAQKIREQLRRMNYRKLDNFI; this is encoded by the coding sequence ATGTTTGGATTTTTATTCAGAAGTGAAGAAGATCGCTTGAGCCATAAGTATACGCGTTTAATGAATCGTGCATATAACCTGGCCCTTGTAGACAAGGAAAAAAGCGACAAGATTAATGAAAGGGCACAAAAGATCCGGGAACAACTTAGAAGGATGAACTACCGCAAACTGGATAATTTCATTTGA
- a CDS encoding AIR synthase related protein yields MSEEISKRYAGRGVSAGKEDVHNAIKNVDKGLVPQAFCKIVPDHLTGDEEYCLIMHADGAGTKSSLAYMYWKETGDITVWKGIAQDALIMNIDDLLCVGATDNILLSSTIGRNKNLIPGEVISAIINGTEELLADLKEFGVEIHSTGGETADVGDLVRTIIVDSTVTARMKRADVIDNSNIKPGNVIVGLSSYGQATYEKEYNGGMGSNGLTSARHDVFSKILAEKYPESFDDNIPQELIYSGTKKLTDAVEDSPLDAGKLVLSPTRTYAPVIKKILGNYTNKEIQGMVHCSGGAQTKILHFIDNLHIIKDNLFDVPPLFKLIQQESKTDWKEMYQVFNMGHRMELYVDENIAEDIIAISKSFNVDAKIVGRVEAADSKKLTIESEFGRFEY; encoded by the coding sequence ATGAGTGAGGAAATAAGTAAGAGGTATGCTGGCAGAGGTGTCTCTGCAGGAAAAGAGGATGTTCATAACGCGATAAAGAATGTAGATAAAGGCTTGGTTCCACAAGCTTTTTGCAAGATCGTCCCAGATCATCTTACTGGTGATGAGGAGTATTGCCTTATCATGCATGCCGATGGTGCGGGAACAAAATCTTCCCTGGCCTATATGTACTGGAAGGAAACCGGAGATATTACGGTTTGGAAAGGGATTGCCCAGGATGCCCTTATAATGAATATTGATGACCTGCTTTGTGTGGGGGCTACAGATAATATCCTGCTTTCTTCAACAATTGGAAGGAATAAGAATCTAATTCCCGGCGAAGTGATCTCTGCCATCATAAACGGCACAGAAGAATTGCTGGCAGACCTTAAGGAGTTTGGGGTAGAAATACATTCCACCGGTGGGGAAACTGCCGATGTTGGTGACCTTGTGCGTACCATAATAGTGGATTCTACCGTGACTGCCAGGATGAAAAGAGCTGATGTTATTGATAACTCAAACATCAAACCCGGAAATGTCATTGTTGGTCTTTCGTCTTATGGACAGGCTACCTACGAAAAGGAGTATAACGGCGGAATGGGAAGTAATGGGCTCACATCTGCCCGTCACGATGTATTCTCTAAAATTTTAGCTGAAAAATATCCCGAAAGTTTTGATGATAATATCCCACAGGAGCTTATATATTCCGGAACAAAAAAGCTTACAGATGCTGTAGAGGACTCACCTCTGGATGCTGGGAAATTGGTATTATCACCTACCAGGACCTATGCTCCGGTAATCAAAAAGATCCTTGGCAATTATACCAATAAGGAAATACAAGGAATGGTTCATTGCAGTGGAGGAGCTCAAACCAAGATCCTTCACTTCATAGATAATTTACATATCATAAAGGACAACCTATTCGATGTTCCGCCACTCTTTAAACTTATCCAGCAGGAAAGCAAAACCGACTGGAAAGAGATGTACCAGGTTTTTAATATGGGCCACAGGATGGAATTATATGTTGATGAAAATATTGCTGAAGATATTATTGCGATCTCAAAATCTTTCAATGTAGATGCAAAAATTGTTGGGAGAGTAGAAGCGGCAGACTCGAAGAAACTTACGATTGAAAGTGAGTTTGGGCGGTTTGAGTATTAG